From a region of the Babylonia areolata isolate BAREFJ2019XMU chromosome 25, ASM4173473v1, whole genome shotgun sequence genome:
- the LOC143299823 gene encoding death domain-containing protein CRADD-like codes for MPVKKGRLKPEERYRIQKNYDFLKDNFDPVNGALDHLISDLVFDLSDNDFVTNGGEKTARGRVERFISVLENSGPDSYPCFIKALNSTGDQHIARQLEETHVPEDNKKDPLAWIDELPESVKQERPSDADASRLSTAFGAGWKHVFLELEVSQAKIDQALMNSPHSVSTAISSLISRWRQRNGSRAQFIVLLNAMKEASNRCIIDWDSIQTVVKGKLESTR; via the exons ATGCCAGTGAAGAAAGGACGTCTGAAGCCTGAAGAGCGCTATAGAATCCAGAAAAATTATGATTTTCTGAAGGATAACTTTGATCCAGTCAATGGAGCCCTTGATCACCTCATTAGTGATTTGGTGTTTGACTTATCTGACAATGATTTTGTGACAAATGGCGGAGAAAAAACTGCAAGAGGACGAGTTGAGCGGTTTATCAGTGTTCTGGAAAATTCAG GACCAGATTCATACCCGTGCTTTATAAAAGCTCTCAACAGTACAGGTGATCAGCATATTGCAAGACAGTTAGAAGAAACTCATGTTCCTGAGGACAATAAAAAGG ACCCACTTGCTTGGATTGATGAATTGCCAGAATCGGTGAAACAGGAACGTCCGTCTGACGCAGATGCCAGTCGCTTGTCCACTGCATTTGGTGCAGGGTGGAAACACGTCTTCTTGGAACTGGAGGTGTCCCAGGCAAAGATTGATCAGGCTTTGATGAATAGTCCACATAGTGTCAGTACTGCTATTTCCTCGCTTATCAGCCGATGGAGGCAGAGGAATGGCAGTAGAGCTCAGTTTATCGTTCTGCTGAATGCCATGAAGGAAGCTAGCAATCGCTGCATAATAGACTGGGATTCAATTCAGACCGTGGTGAAGGGCAAGTTGGAAAGTACTCGTTGA